The Andrena cerasifolii isolate SP2316 chromosome 15, iyAndCera1_principal, whole genome shotgun sequence genome includes a window with the following:
- the LOC143377077 gene encoding uncharacterized protein LOC143377077, which translates to MQRLLRVTAWCLRWSPRRPTQDGRSPCLSPAEIEAARLHWIRVIQRQDFQEDHRQLQQGSPLMSRSKLLRLTPFLDSQGLLRVGGRLKHAALSSWEKHPIILPKEGHFTELLIDEAHRRTLHGGTQLTLAALRQRYWVLQGRQRVKAHIHRCVTCLRWRASPGQQLMGNLPAYRVTPARPFLQVGLDYAGPFTLLASRGRGRRTHKGYVAVFVCLTTRAAHLEVVSDYSTEAFLAALRRFTARRGLCSTIHSDRGTNFVGAARELRDNLEPLRSTSEVMQAHLLGDGITWRFNPPAAPHFGGIWEAAVKATKHHLRRVIGDQHLTFEEMTTLLAQIEACLNSRPLQPLSDDPGDVTALTPGHFLIGCRNDEFHFRYTALNHNRV; encoded by the exons ATGCAGCGTTTGCTGAGGGTAACGGCATGGTGTCTGCGCTGGTCACCACGTCGGCCAACCCAAGACGGTAGGAGCCCCTGCCTGTCGCCTGCTGAAATAGAGGCTGCCCGTCTACACTGGATCAGGGTGATCCAACGTCAGGACTTCCAAGAGGATCACCGCCAATTGCAACAGGGATCCCCGCTTATGAGTCGCAGTAAGCTACTACGACTCACACCCTTCTTAGATTCCCAAGGGTTACTGCGGGTCGGTGGGCGGTTGAAGCACGCTGCGCTGTCATCCTGGGAGAAGCACCCCATCATCCTGCCAAAAGAAGGACACTTCACGGAGCTGTTAATTGACGAAGCTCACCGAAGAACGCTACATGGAGGGACGCAACTTACCTTGGCGGCTTTACGACAAAGGTATTGGGTATTGCAGGGTCGACAGAGAGTCAAGGCCCATATTCACCGCTGCGTCACCTGTCTCCGCTGGAGGGCATCGCCAGGACAACAGTTAATGGGAAACTTACCAGCTTACCGGGTCACGCCAGCCAGGCCATTTCTACAAGTGGGCTTGGACTATGCTGGGCCCTTCACACTATTGGCTTCCCGAGGCAGGGGTCGACGAACACACAAGGGTTATGTTGCCGTATTTGTGTGTTTAACCACTCGTGCCGCCCACTTGGAGGTTGTCTCTGATTACAGTACCGAGGCCTTCCTTGCAGCACTGCGACGCTTTACCGCGAGGCGAGGTCTCTGTTCCACCATCCACAGCGACAGAGGCACCAATTTTGTCGGGGCAGCACGGGAGCTGCGCGATAACCTGGAACCTCTGCGCAGCACAAGTGAGGTTATGCAGGCCCATCTACTAGGCGACGGCATTACTTGGCGATTCAACCCACCTGCAGCCCCGCATTTCGGGGGAATTTGGGAGGCGGCCGTGAAGGCCACAAAGCACCATCTGAGGAGGGTCATCGGCGATCAGCATCTCACATTTGAAGAGATGACGACCCTGCTTGCCCAAATTGAAGCGTGCTTGAACTCACGACCTCTGCAACCGCTGAGCGACGACCCGGGAGATGTCACGGCCCTCACACCAGGGCATTTCTTGATTG GCTGCCGAAACGACGAATTCCACTTCAGATACACGGCACTAAATCACAACCGGGTCTAA